The following is a genomic window from Armatimonadota bacterium.
GTAACCTCGGCGGGTCGCACGGAGTGGGAGGGCCGGGTCGGCATGACCTACGGCAACTTCCTGAAGCGCCTGTGCACGATCGCGTGGTGTTTGCTCGGCGTCGTGTGGCTGGTGCGCGCGCCGGGCCTGGCGAACCCCGACGCAGCCTTTGGCGATGCCGTCAGCAAGCTGCTGCCCCTCGGCCTGCGCGGGCTCATGCTCGCCAGCATCATGGCGGCGGCGATGTCCACGTGCGACTCGATGATGGTCGCAGTCTCGGGGCTGTGCACTGAGACCGTCTATCGCCGCCATATCCGGCGCGACGCCCCGGAGGCCCATTATCTCAACGTCGCGCGCGTGATCTCCGCGATCGTCGTCATCGGAGCGATCATCTTCGCCTACTCGGTGACCGACATCTTCCAGGGCTTGACCAGCTTCTGGAAGGTCACCGCGACGATGGGCATTGCCTTCTGGCTCGGCGTGTTGTGGCGGCGTTCCACCACGGCGGGAGCGTGGGCCAGCTTCCTGGCGGCGGCGGCGGCATGGTTTGTGGCGCTGCGCGTGCTGGGCTGGAGCGAAGGGCAACAGATGGCGCTCTACATTCCCGTCGGCATCCTCGCCGGCATCGTCGTGAGCCTCGTCACGCCGGCTCCGAACCGCGCGTCGCTGGATCGCTTCTTCACCAAGATCCACACCCCGATCGGGCACGACGACAAGCTCGGCCTCAGCTTCGACGAGGCGGTGCCGCCGCACGCGCGGTTGATCGACGCTGCGGGCATTCTCGTGTGCAAGCCGTCACGACAATCGTGGCTCGGATTTGTCGTGGCGTGGCTCATTGTGGGCATTCTCGTGGGAGGTATGTGGCTGATCGTCAGGGTATGAATCGGTCGGCGGCTGTGTCGGGCGCTCGAAGATGCGCAATGCGTGACGGGAGGAACATGACCGTGCGCAAAGAGATGACGCGCAGGGAGTCTCGGGCAAGGACGGCGGCGGAAACGAGGTCACCATCCACGACAATCCCAAAGCGCCCCACGCGCTCAGCATACACTCGTCGAAGAAGATCGGCGCTGAGATCAGGCTCGAGCCGCACCCGGGCATGAGCCATATGCGCAACAAGTCGCTGCACACCGGGCGCAAAGTGTACTTCGACCCGGAGACGCATACTATAAGCGAAGCGTAGGAGGCCCCGATGAGATACGTCGGTATCGTTACCGCTGTCGCCGCCGCGCTGCTGGCAGTCAGCGGCGCTGTCCCCGCGCTCGGCGGCGCCGTGGAGCACGAACTGACCGTCGCCGCCGGCGACACGGCGTACGCGGAGGCGCCTGTCTGGGTGCCGGTCAAGGCGCCGAGCGCCGTCAAATCGGCGCGGCTGCGCGAGGTGGACGGGCCGCCCGTGCCGTGTCAACTCGTGCGCAGCGGCGCGAACGCCTGGGTGGTGTTTGTCCTACGCGACCTAGGACCTGCCACAACACGGCACTACACGCTGACCTTGAGCGACGAGTCGCCAGCGCAGCGCAGCCGGGGCGTCGCGGTCGAACCGGAGGGCGATGCGGTTACCGTGACCGTTGACGGCGATCTCTTCACGAGCTATCGCTTCGCGGATGCTCCCAAGCCGTACTGCTACCCCGTCATCGGCCCCGGCGGCCTGCCGCTGACCCGCAACTACCCAATGAAGGACGTGCCCGGGGAAGCGCAGGACCATGCGCATCATCGCTCCTTCTGGTTCACGTTCGGCGAAGTGAACGGCCACGATTTCTGGACCGAGGGCGAGGGGCGAGGCCGCATCGTCCACCGCGAGTTCGAGCTGCTCGAGAGCGGCCCGGTCGTCGGCATCATCCGCGCGCGCAATGACTGGGTAGCGGCGGATGGCGCGAAGGTATGCGAGGACGTGCGTGAGCTGCGAGTGTACCGTACGCGCAACGGCCGGCTGCTCGATTTTGCCGTGACCATCATCCCCGTCGGCGAGCCCGTGCACTTCGGTGACACCAAGGAGGGCATGTTTGCCTTCCGCGTCGCGTCCTCGATGGAGGTGCCCCGCGGAGCCGGGCGGATCGTCAACTCCGAAGGGCAAGTGAATGGCGAGGCCTGGGGCAAGCGCGCGGCATGGTGCGACTACTCCGGCCCGGTGGACGGGCGGACCGTCGGAATCGCGATTCTCGACCATCCCGACAACTTCCGCCATCCAACGTACTGGCACGTGCGGGAGTACGGGTTGTTCGCGGCAAACCCGTTCGGGCTGCGCTACTATCTCGGCCCGGAGAAGGCGGACGAAGGCTTGCGGGTGATGCCGGGCACGACGTTGACGTTCCGTTACCGCGTGTGGCTGCACGACGGCGCTGCGCCCGAAGCGGACGTCGCCGCGGTGTACGCGGAGTACGCGCATCCGCTGCAGGTGACGGTGCGCTGAAGACGGAGGTGTGAGGTGGGGTCACGCAAGGTCGGGCGGTGCTGGATCGCGATGCTGTTGGCGGCTGCCACGTCCGTCACGTTCTGCGCAGCCGGTTCAACTCAGGAGAACGAGATGGCCAAGCGGAAGCAGGATGCCGAGCGCATGAAATGGTGGAGCGACGCGCGATTCGGGATGTTCATCCACTGGGGCGTGTACGCCATCCCCGCGCGCGGCGAATGGGTCATGCACAACGAGAAGATCCCCGCCGAGGAGTACGCGCCTCTCGCCGACAAGTTCAACCCGAAGCGGTATGACCCGCAGGAATGGGTTGCCTTGGCGAAGGAAGCGGGCATGAAATACATGGTGCTCACCTCGCGGCACCACGACGGCTTCAGTCTGTTCGACAGTAAGGTCTCGGACTTCACCGCACCGAAGACGGCCGCGGGGCGGGACCTGATTCGCGAGTACGTGGACGCGTGCCACAATGCGCGCATGAAAGTCGGGTTCTACTACTCGCTGCTCGACTGGCGGTATCAGCCCTACTGGGACGGGCCGGAGAAGGATCCGGAGGGTTGGGCCGACTTCCTGCAGTACGTGCACGCGCAGGTGCGCGAGCTGATGACGAACTACGGGAAGATAGACATCCTGTGGTATGATGGCGGGTGGCCGCATGATGCGAACGCGTGGCAGTCGAAGAGAGTCAACGCGATGGTGCGGCGGCTGCAACCGCACATCATCATTAACAACCGGTCGCAGCTTCCCGAGGACTTCGGCACGCCGGAGCAGAAGATTGAGGCATCCCAGCGCCCCTGGGAATCGTGCATGACGATGAACGACAACTGGGGCTATGTGCCGGGGAACAACCGGTACAAGCGCACCGACCAACTCATTCAGAACCTGGTGCGCTGCGTAAGCGGCGGCGGCAACTACCTGCTCAACGTGGGGCCGAAGCGGGACGGCACGTTCCCGGTGATGGCGCAGATTCGCCTGAAGCAGATCGGTCGCTGGATGAAGGCCAACGGCCAATCCGTCTACGGCTGCGGGCCGGCGCCGTTCGCCGATGAAGCCGTCGGCCTGACCACGGCGAAGGGCAATACGGTCTATCTCCATCTCTTCCGGTGGCCGGGGGAGAGCGTGTCCGTCGCGGGGGTGACGGTGCCCGTGACGTCAGCGAAGGTGCTCGCGACCGGTCAGCGCGTGAGCGTGAAGCAAGACGGCGACCAGCTGATGCTGAGCGACCTGCCCCGGCGGGCACCCGACGTGTGGGATAGTGTCATCGCTATTCGGCTCAGGCAATAGGTTGATGACGATCCCATTCCGGCCGGTGCCGCAACGAAACCAAGAGGGGGCGACGGGCGCCCGAGCCTGCGAGAACGACTCGCGTTGCAGCGGGCCTGGAGAGGAGGTGAAGGAGCGGGAGAAGGCCCTCGATATATTGGGAATATCCGTGTGAGGAAGTTGCCTTGGTGATGTCAAAGGGAAGGAGGAGTGGGATGCGAAGAAGCCGCGGTTTCACCCTGATTGAACTCCTGGTGGTGATTGCGATCATCGCCATCCTCGCTGCGATCCTGTTCCCGGTATTCGCCCGAGCGCGGGAGGCGGCACGGAAGGCGACCTGTATCTCGAACCTCAAGCAGATCAGCCTCGCGGCGATCATGTACGCACAGGACTATGACGAAGTGCTGCCGGCAGCGTGCTCCTACGGCGGGTGCAGCGCACACCCCATAGATCCTGCGAACCAGTATGTGACGGACTTTACCGGCCTCGGAACACTTGACTTCTGGCAGTTGGCCGACGTCCTCACTCCCTACATTAAGAGTCTGGATCTCTTCAACTGTCCGACGCTCAGTCGCCGCTCGCCGTCATGGATCATCCGCACCGTTGTTCTGACCTCCGGGCCGGCGGTCGGCGTGCGGAAGGTCGGAGTCACAGACGGCGGGAACGGCGCCGGCACCTACACCTGGGGATGCGCCCACTTCGATCCCGCAGCGGGATCGTGCTCGAGTCAGAACTACAACACCGGCCAGATCTGGGATGTCTTGGAGCTCCTGGGCTTTGTCAGCACGAGCCAGTACAACAACCCGCAGGAGTTCTGGCCTTGCGCCAATGCGATCGGCAACTTCGATGACCCGGTGTGGAAGCCGATGGACTTCTGCAGCAGCTTCGGCGGCCACGAGGGGTACTCCGAGGACTACAGTGACGCCCACGTCGTACCGGTCGAGTTGGGCGGCACGCCACCGACCATGCCCGTCGCGATGCCGGTCGGATTCGTTGACGGCCACGTCAAGTACATGCGGCTCGGCTTCTATGAGATGCTCGCCATACTGGCGATGCCGAACGAGGTCCAGTAGGTCGCAGTCCAGCACAACCGCAGGACTGCTGTGACAGCACTGGCTGGGTAAGCTTGCCGGCCCGCCCAATCGCAACCCGGGCGGGCCGGCTGTCACAATCCGGCAAGCGCCTCGCCCGCAGTTGAGGGCCTCTGGGCACCGGGATCCGAGGGCGCAGCGCGCCAGGCGACGTACGAGAAGACCGGGAGGAATTCCGCCATGCACATCCGCTGTGCTGGACTGGTTGCGGCTTGCCTGGTGGCGAGTCTCTTCATCACCGGCGCGGCTGCGACGCCCAAGCTCAGCGATGCCACGATAGAACCGGCAATCGCATGGGTGGGCGATCACGTCGTTGTGTCCGTGTCCGTTGAGGACTCGGTGAACGAAGTCGCCGCAGTCGAAGCCATCGTCGTCGAGTATCCAGGCTACAAGTTTCCGCTCAATGACGGAGGCGAAGGCGACGATGCGCTCGCGGGAGATGGGATCTGGTCGGGCGGCACGGACGTGCCCCCCGAGGCCCTCCTCCCGGGCACCTATCACATCGCCCTGTGGCCGCGCGATGCGGCGGGCAAGGCCTTCAGATCAGAGGACGAACACGCCACGTACCTGAGAGCGACTCTAACGCTGACGCTCCAGCCGCCCGAACCGGCCGCCTCGCGCGGCCCGAGCCTGCGGGAGGCACAGATCCGCCCGGCGCGAATCCGCATCGGGGATCACGTCGTGGCGACCGTGGCCGTGGATGACTCGGCAAACCAAGTCGCCGCCGTCGAGGCAGTGGTCGTCGAGTATCCCGACGTCACGTTCCCGCTCACCGATGCGGGGGAAAACGGCGACCGCCTCGCCGGCGACGACGTGTGGACGTTTGCCCTGGATGTGGATGCGCTCCCGGGCACTTATCATATCGACTTCGTCGCGCGCAACGCCGCGGGTGACGTCCTGCAGATTGACGGGCAGCCGGTGAAGGCGACGGCCGTCCTTGAGATCACGTCATCTGAAACACCCACCACCGAGCAAGCGCAAGCTGCTGCGGAGCGCATGAGTTGGTGGACCGACGCGCGCTTTGGCATGTTCATCCACTGGGGGGTGTACGCAGTCCCCGCGCGCGGCGAGTGGATCATGAACGACGCACAGATCCCGGCTGACGAATACGCCCGTTTCGCGGACGAGTTCAGGCCGACGCGTTATGACCCGGCCCAATGGATCGCCTTCGCCAAGGAAGCCGGGATGAAGTACGTGGTGCTGACTACCCGGCATCACGACGGATTCAGTCTCTTCGACAGTGGCGTTTCGGGGTTCACCGCCCCGAAAACGGCCGCGGGGCGTGACCTGATTCGCGAGTACGTGCAGGCATGCCGCGCGGCGGGGATGAAGGTGGGCTTCTACTACTCCTTGCTCGATTGGCGGTACCAGCCGTATTGGGACGGGCCCGAGAAGGACCCGGAGGGCTGGGCCGCGTTCCGGGAGTACGTGCACGCCCAGGTGCGCGAACTGATGACGAACTACGGGAAGATAGACATCCTGTGGTATGACGGCGGCTGGCCGTACGGGCCTCTTGCATGGCAGTCGCGCGAACTCAATGCGATGGTGCGACAGCTGCAGCCCCATATCATCATCAACAACCGCTCCATGCTTCCCGAGGACTTCGATACGCCGGAGCAAAAGATCGAGCCTGCCGCTCGACCATGGGAATCGTGCATGACGATGAACGACGCCTGGGGCTACGTTCCGAGCAACCCCAGGTACAAACGCACCGACGAACTCATCTGGAACCTGGTGCGCTGTGTCAGCTGGGGCGGGAACTACCTTCTCAACGTCGGCCCAAAAGCGGACGGTACGTTTCCGCTGCTGGCCCGGATTCGCCTCGGCCAGATCGGCCGTTGGATGAAGGCAAATGGCGAGTCTGTGCACAGTTGCGGGCCGGCGCCGTTCGCCGCTGAGGCGGTCGGGCTCACGACGGCGAAGGGCGATACCGTCTATCTCCACCTCTTCCGCTGGCCTGGTGAGGAGGTGTCCGTCGCGGGGGTGGACGCAGGGGTAGCATCGGCGAAGGTGCTGGCGACGGGCGCGCCCGTAGGTGTCAGACAGGATGGCGACCGGCTCATCTTGAGCGGACTGCCGCCCCGCGCGCCCGACCCGTGGGACAGCGTAATCGCTATCACCGTCACGCGCTAGATCGTCGGCTGAGCGGAATCGGCTCCCGAGAATCGGCCGCCGCACGGCCCGCGGTTCGGCGTGTGGCGGATGAATTGAGGGATGATGGCTGTTCCGGATTTGCGCAGCCACACCATGGTGGTTTCGATAACGAGTGGGTGAGCAATCTGCATGGCAGGAGTGCGAGCGATGATCACGAGATATATGCAGTTTCCGCCAGGCGGGTTCCCAGTGCTTCTTCTCAGCATTCTGTTCCTTGCGTTGGCTGTGACCGGCGCCGGCGCGCAATCGAGCACGGGATTCGTGCGCACGCAGGGCCCCTGGCTCATGGATGGGCACGGGCGTGTGCTTATGTTGCACGGAGTCAATCTCGGCAGCAAGACGCCGCCTTTCCTGCCGTGGGCAACTAGAGATGAAGTGATGGTGCTCCGGGAGTGGGGCTTCAACAGTGTCCGCTACTACATCACGTGGGAGGCCGTGGAACCGCAGCCCGGCGAGTACGATGACGCGTTCCTCGACAAGCTCGCGGAGCGTCTGGACTGGTGTCGTGAAGCGGGGCTGCGGGTCATCCTTGACATGCACCAGGACCTCTACGCTCGCGATTACCTCGGCGGTGACGGCGCGCCCGCGTGGGCTCGCCTGGACGACGGTCTGGCGCACGAGGCGCCGGAGGGCGCGTGGTTCACGGGCTACTGGTCACCGGCGGTGCAGCGGGCTTTTGACAACTTCTGGGCCAATAAGCCCGGCCCGGGAGGCGTTGGCATCCAGGACCGGTTCGCCGCAATGTGGCAGCACGTGGCGCGCCGTTTCCGCGATGACACCAATATCATGGGCTACGACATCCTGAACGAGCCGTCCTACGGCGAGGACTTGAACGGCGTCATGGCGGCGATCGCGACGGGCGCGGTGAAGGAACTCGGCCCGGAGGCGGCCGCGGCTGTGGCGAATCTCGACTTCGCCGCCATATCTCAAATGATCCAGGCGCTGCTAAAGAAGGACGCCGCGGTTCGTGTGTTGGATTATGCCAGCCCGCTCAATCAGAAGGCGGAGCAGGCGAAGCTTCAGCCGTTCTACGACCGGGTAACTGCCGCCATCCGGGCCGTGGATCCTCACCACGTCATCTTCTTCGATCCCGCGTTCGGGGATCTGTCGGGCACGCGACTGTTGACCGGCCTCGAAGCGCCCAAGGATGCGGCCGGGCGGCCCTTCGCCAACGTCGTCTTTGCCCCGCATTCCTACGACTTCTCGACTGACTACCTGTTCCCGTACGTTCGGGAAGAGGCCGGCCTTCGCGAGTCCCTGGGCCGCGCGAAATCCGCGGGCGACCGCATGGGCGTGCCCACCTGGTTTGGCGAATGGGGAACCTGGCCGCCGCAGTCCGAACGCCCCGACGGGCGGCTTCTGACCGTGGACCACATGGATGCCTGCGACGAGATGCTGTGCGGCTGGGCCTACTGGGCGTACTGGGGGCCGACGTTCAAGGACTTCAGTCTTCTGCCGCTGCTCACGCGGCCGTATCCGGAGGTTATCGCGGGTATCCCGCAGCGTATCTGGAGCACTGATGACGGCGTCGAGGTGCGGTTCGCCCCGCTGCCCCAGGGCGGCGAGACCGTGATCTGGGCGTCGCCGAGCTATCATGCCGAGGTCAACGTGCGCTTCGACGGCGAAGGAGCGGCGCGCCGCCGGCGCGACAGCGACGGGCGCATTCGCGTGACCTGCTCCGCCGGCGCGGATGCATGCACGATAGCCGTTTCCCTGCTCCGAGCAGGGCAGGCCGTGCAGCGACGAAGCAGGATGTGACCTGCCGTCATGGAGTGTCTGGCATTGACGGTCTCGCCCGGAAAGTCAACTCCCCAGGCCGCTCCTCCCATTGACACGCGGCCTTTGCGCTGTACAATAGGGTCGGCCGACAGGGAGGGGGTATCATGTTCGCGACGCGATGCCCGAGGTGAGGCGACTGGCTCAACATGTGGCCGGGGAGTGTTGCACGTTGGTCGCAAGGGCTGCGCCAATGCCAGACCTGCGCGACGTGGCTTGAGCTCAGCAACCCGCACGTTATAGGCGCATTGTGTGGGGGCGTTTTTGCGATCCTCCTGGGCGGGCCGATCTACCTCTTATTCTCCGGCCTATCCACGTTAGCGATACTGGCGGCTGTGTTATTGATCCCCGTTGCGTGGCTGCTAGCACTCGCAGTCGCCCGGTCACTAGGGGAATGGCGAATCGTCGCGCCACCGGGCGAGGAGTCGGCAGAAACCAGGAAGTGGAACCGCGTCATAAGCCGAGCCAACTTCGTGGTGGCAGCGGGGGCCGTGTTGCTTGTCCTGGGCACTGATTTCGTCATGTTACGCATCCTGGGGCTCGCCACATTGGTCGTTGCCGCAGCGCTTGCAGTTGTGGCACAGACCATGAAGAATAGGGCGCGATCCCGCGAAACACACCACATGGGACGCTAACGTGCTCGCGTCGTGAGCTGCCGCATGTGCTTGCCGACGGCAACGTCTTCTTACCGCCTCACAGTTCCGTCGCGCCCCCGGCCTGTTCGGTCTCGCGGCGGAACTCCTCGGGGATCTCCAGCTTTCCCGTGCCGGCGCCGCAGCGGTCAATGCTCTCCACCACGCTGCGCAGCGCGACGTACGGCACGCTGACGAAGACTACGTCCTCGGGGAACTTCTCCATGCGGCGCGCGGTGACGTCACCGAATGTCACGTTGACGCGACCGGTGACTAGCGGATAGGTCACCGCCGCGCGGCATAGAGAGCCGGTGGGATCGCAGTGCATCGGCGCGCCGTCGAGGTAGTACGCCAGGTTGATCAGCCGCCCGCTCTGCCAGCCGTTGCACAGGAATACCGTGACATCGGGCGGCAGCGGCGCTTTCTCCAGCGGCGCGAAGACGACGTACTCAGCCGTCCCGAACGGCGGTTTCGCTTCCGACATCGCGCCGGCGCGCAGAATAGCCGCCGGGCACGCGAACAGCTTCTCGCCGTTGATAAGGAATTCGCGCAGCGACCGCGCGCGCTCGGGATGCTGCGCTTGCAGGCCGAGATATTGCGACCCGCCCGGGCAGCGCGAAGTCTCCGCGGTCAGGATAAATGTCTCGCCTGCCGCAACGTCTCTCAGCAGGCCGCACACACTGCACTTGCGCTTCCCCGGTTGTTCTGGAGACTTATCCGTGTAGCTAATCGCGACCGGGCTAGCCCTCAACTCGAGCACGTCCTTCAGCCTGGCGCCCCATGCTTGCCAGTCCATTTGCGTCGCTCCTTTCATCCTGGGGACGGCCGCATCCCACGCACGCGGTGCGAGGTCAGGAGGCGAGTTCCTGCCCGACGACTGCCCCCTACGTCTTACTGCCCGCTCCCTGCTTGCTCTTGAAACTGGAACGCGTACAGCTTGGCGTCACGCATCACGAAGTGGAGCTGGACGGGTTTCCCCGCAAGCGCGCTCACGTCATCGCTGCCTTGCCAGGTCACGGTCCGCGCGATGTAGTTGCCCTTAATGACATCCGCGTCGGCGAGCGCGAAGCCGGGCACAGGCGTGCCTTCGCCGTCCAGTATCTCCACCTGCGCTGAGCCCGCCACGCCCGTGTCAACGTTCAGCTCCAGCTGCTTGCCGGCAAAGATTATCGGTACCGTGGTCAACTCGCCGCCGCCATAGGCCGCGTCGGCGGAGACATAGCCATCGAGCCGCTGCACGACGCGCGAGATTGCGCCTTTGAACCGGTCGGTCGCGACGTGATATGCGCCATGGGTGAAGTCGTAGCCGATGTAGTACTGCCAGATCTCTCCGCCGCTGCGGATGAGGCCGGTGGTCATGTACATCGCGCTGTCATCGAAGCTGCCCTTAGTGCCGAGGCCGATATACGGAGAGCGGTCCGGGCGCGTGAAGTTGACGCCGTCGCGGCTCACGGCGAAGCGGATGTCGAGCGGCCCGTCATTGCTGAACTTGCCGACCGGCGGTTCAGGGTAGTGAAAGTACGCGCTGGGGAAGATAAGATAGACGCTCTCCGCGAACGGGTACTTGATGGCCGCGTTGGTGTAGAAGTCAATGTCAGGCGGATCCTGCTCGTCGTAGCCGAAGACGACTTCTTCTTTGCCGAAGTCCACGAGGTCATCGAACTCGCAGCGGCCGACCATGCGCATCGGCGTCCAGGTGCGGATGTAGGCGACGTAGCGGCCAATGCGGTCGTCCCAGAA
Proteins encoded in this region:
- a CDS encoding sodium:solute symporter family protein; its protein translation is MLGLDTVDWTVVVVYLLGITALGVWSKRAVHDREDFLLGGRRFGKAMMVMHAFGTGTHTDQAAAVVSRSYAHGVSGIWAQWNWMMVTPFYWLLAPLLRRSRVLTIADWYEERYGPSVGILAVIVSSIGSIFAIGTMLLGTSRTVQGLLAIDPALDVLRLPFGLVVPDASFNVSLFVMTALFLLYGAFGGIVGAVRTDFVQGFMIIILSGLALPFAFHGIGGMSGVARGVPDGFLNLTGERFSLVFIGALTITSLFSIVSQSHIISVTSAGRTEWEGRVGMTYGNFLKRLCTIAWCLLGVVWLVRAPGLANPDAAFGDAVSKLLPLGLRGLMLASIMAAAMSTCDSMMVAVSGLCTETVYRRHIRRDAPEAHYLNVARVISAIVVIGAIIFAYSVTDIFQGLTSFWKVTATMGIAFWLGVLWRRSTTAGAWASFLAAAAAWFVALRVLGWSEGQQMALYIPVGILAGIVVSLVTPAPNRASLDRFFTKIHTPIGHDDKLGLSFDEAVPPHARLIDAAGILVCKPSRQSWLGFVVAWLIVGILVGGMWLIVRV
- a CDS encoding prepilin-type N-terminal cleavage/methylation domain-containing protein, translating into MRRSRGFTLIELLVVIAIIAILAAILFPVFARAREAARKATCISNLKQISLAAIMYAQDYDEVLPAACSYGGCSAHPIDPANQYVTDFTGLGTLDFWQLADVLTPYIKSLDLFNCPTLSRRSPSWIIRTVVLTSGPAVGVRKVGVTDGGNGAGTYTWGCAHFDPAAGSCSSQNYNTGQIWDVLELLGFVSTSQYNNPQEFWPCANAIGNFDDPVWKPMDFCSSFGGHEGYSEDYSDAHVVPVELGGTPPTMPVAMPVGFVDGHVKYMRLGFYEMLAILAMPNEVQ
- a CDS encoding alpha-L-fucosidase; translation: MHIRCAGLVAACLVASLFITGAAATPKLSDATIEPAIAWVGDHVVVSVSVEDSVNEVAAVEAIVVEYPGYKFPLNDGGEGDDALAGDGIWSGGTDVPPEALLPGTYHIALWPRDAAGKAFRSEDEHATYLRATLTLTLQPPEPAASRGPSLREAQIRPARIRIGDHVVATVAVDDSANQVAAVEAVVVEYPDVTFPLTDAGENGDRLAGDDVWTFALDVDALPGTYHIDFVARNAAGDVLQIDGQPVKATAVLEITSSETPTTEQAQAAAERMSWWTDARFGMFIHWGVYAVPARGEWIMNDAQIPADEYARFADEFRPTRYDPAQWIAFAKEAGMKYVVLTTRHHDGFSLFDSGVSGFTAPKTAAGRDLIREYVQACRAAGMKVGFYYSLLDWRYQPYWDGPEKDPEGWAAFREYVHAQVRELMTNYGKIDILWYDGGWPYGPLAWQSRELNAMVRQLQPHIIINNRSMLPEDFDTPEQKIEPAARPWESCMTMNDAWGYVPSNPRYKRTDELIWNLVRCVSWGGNYLLNVGPKADGTFPLLARIRLGQIGRWMKANGESVHSCGPAPFAAEAVGLTTAKGDTVYLHLFRWPGEEVSVAGVDAGVASAKVLATGAPVGVRQDGDRLILSGLPPRAPDPWDSVIAITVTR
- a CDS encoding alpha-L-fucosidase; this encodes MAKRKQDAERMKWWSDARFGMFIHWGVYAIPARGEWVMHNEKIPAEEYAPLADKFNPKRYDPQEWVALAKEAGMKYMVLTSRHHDGFSLFDSKVSDFTAPKTAAGRDLIREYVDACHNARMKVGFYYSLLDWRYQPYWDGPEKDPEGWADFLQYVHAQVRELMTNYGKIDILWYDGGWPHDANAWQSKRVNAMVRRLQPHIIINNRSQLPEDFGTPEQKIEASQRPWESCMTMNDNWGYVPGNNRYKRTDQLIQNLVRCVSGGGNYLLNVGPKRDGTFPVMAQIRLKQIGRWMKANGQSVYGCGPAPFADEAVGLTTAKGNTVYLHLFRWPGESVSVAGVTVPVTSAKVLATGQRVSVKQDGDQLMLSDLPRRAPDVWDSVIAIRLRQ
- a CDS encoding DUF169 domain-containing protein translates to MDWQAWGARLKDVLELRASPVAISYTDKSPEQPGKRKCSVCGLLRDVAAGETFILTAETSRCPGGSQYLGLQAQHPERARSLREFLINGEKLFACPAAILRAGAMSEAKPPFGTAEYVVFAPLEKAPLPPDVTVFLCNGWQSGRLINLAYYLDGAPMHCDPTGSLCRAAVTYPLVTGRVNVTFGDVTARRMEKFPEDVVFVSVPYVALRSVVESIDRCGAGTGKLEIPEEFRRETEQAGGATEL
- a CDS encoding cellulase family glycosylhydrolase encodes the protein MITRYMQFPPGGFPVLLLSILFLALAVTGAGAQSSTGFVRTQGPWLMDGHGRVLMLHGVNLGSKTPPFLPWATRDEVMVLREWGFNSVRYYITWEAVEPQPGEYDDAFLDKLAERLDWCREAGLRVILDMHQDLYARDYLGGDGAPAWARLDDGLAHEAPEGAWFTGYWSPAVQRAFDNFWANKPGPGGVGIQDRFAAMWQHVARRFRDDTNIMGYDILNEPSYGEDLNGVMAAIATGAVKELGPEAAAAVANLDFAAISQMIQALLKKDAAVRVLDYASPLNQKAEQAKLQPFYDRVTAAIRAVDPHHVIFFDPAFGDLSGTRLLTGLEAPKDAAGRPFANVVFAPHSYDFSTDYLFPYVREEAGLRESLGRAKSAGDRMGVPTWFGEWGTWPPQSERPDGRLLTVDHMDACDEMLCGWAYWAYWGPTFKDFSLLPLLTRPYPEVIAGIPQRIWSTDDGVEVRFAPLPQGGETVIWASPSYHAEVNVRFDGEGAARRRRDSDGRIRVTCSAGADACTIAVSLLRAGQAVQRRSRM
- a CDS encoding PmoA family protein, whose protein sequence is MRYVGIVTAVAAALLAVSGAVPALGGAVEHELTVAAGDTAYAEAPVWVPVKAPSAVKSARLREVDGPPVPCQLVRSGANAWVVFVLRDLGPATTRHYTLTLSDESPAQRSRGVAVEPEGDAVTVTVDGDLFTSYRFADAPKPYCYPVIGPGGLPLTRNYPMKDVPGEAQDHAHHRSFWFTFGEVNGHDFWTEGEGRGRIVHREFELLESGPVVGIIRARNDWVAADGAKVCEDVRELRVYRTRNGRLLDFAVTIIPVGEPVHFGDTKEGMFAFRVASSMEVPRGAGRIVNSEGQVNGEAWGKRAAWCDYSGPVDGRTVGIAILDHPDNFRHPTYWHVREYGLFAANPFGLRYYLGPEKADEGLRVMPGTTLTFRYRVWLHDGAAPEADVAAVYAEYAHPLQVTVR